The proteins below come from a single Sander vitreus isolate 19-12246 chromosome 15, sanVit1, whole genome shotgun sequence genomic window:
- the il2rb gene encoding interleukin-2 receptor subunit beta yields MSHIVVKAMEILVSSYVLLVLVSVHTAQSHKGSQGLSCVNDFVNNVSCTWDSAPVASGVDCWIFGVKTTWISKIYGRLRETVLLSRSCKLKQHINSPPGCSFVFENEEFNIFAEMPYIRVECNGALVENITNYSPYNHIKMHPPGVPNVSCTANEIRISWSQGSRPSDFFTSFDFAVQIKDSKQTWNEARTLSTQEQELRIAAWKLQGHHKVRVRVKPTEPANSHWSNWSPTTSWVTTSQEHEWLLCWTSLVIWGVMLSLGLIIVMLVVCACRGLLKWKPVPNPSKYFHTLHSVHGGNLKKWLNPSESFFVAQPCDRISPVELCESWDVVPSTSPSSSSTSALLHFRSYPSASSATSGVLDHSSSSSSSSCFSNMGYFMSASSGTSARTDPNPAYFTYHEVFCNLPKSHNLHVSHCPSFDTSPTYESLKRELQSPDSGFGIGKEDEEAKEDKMVVEGEEVSNDHHSPPLIILPLHLPSRMCPPPSAPPPPNTPSLTLIPSDSQQEDVPVVASSGSYAAWPMADAMCRSSSMPVEPCKTGYLTLKELQTTFSNKSI; encoded by the exons TCATATTGTGGTCAAGGCTATGGAGATCCTGGTGTCCTCATACGTCTTGCTGGTTTTGGTTTCAGTGCACACAGCCCAATCTCACAAAGGCTCGCAAG GACTCTCCTGCGTAAATGACTTTGTCAACAATGTCAGCTGTACATGGGACAGCGCTCCAGTGGCTTCTGGTGTGGACTGTTGGATCTTTGGTGTGAAGACCACCTGGATCTCTAAGATCTACGGGAGACTACGGGAGACTGTTTTACTTAGTCGAAGCTGCAAGCTAAAACAACACATTAACTCTCCTCCAGGCTGCAGTTTTGTCTTTGAAAATGAA GAATTCAACATTTTTGCAGAAATGCCCTACATCAGAGTGGAGTGTAACGGGGCGTTGGTGGAGAACATCACAAACTATTCACCATACAATCACA TCAAAATGCATCCTCCAGGAGTTCCCAATGTCAGCTGCACTGCCAATGAGATCAGGATATCATGGAGTCAAGGCAGTCGTCCCTCTGACTTCTTCACATCCTTTGACTTCGCAGTTCAGATCAAAGACAGCAAACAGACATGGAAC GAAGCCAGGACTTTGTCAACACAAGAACAAGAGCTTAGGATAGCTGCTTGGAAACTACAGGGGCACCACAAGGTCAGGGTGAGAGTCAAACCCACTGAACCAGCCAATTCCCACTGGAGCAACTGGAGTCCAACAACATCCTGGGTGACAACATCACAGGAACATG AGTGGCTTCTGTGTTGGACATCATTGGTAATATGGGGAGTGATGTTGAGCTTGGGTCTCATCATTGTAATGCTGGTCGTTTGCGCGTGCAGGGG GCTCCTCAAATGGAAGCCAGTACCAAACCCttcaaaatacttccacactcTCCACTCTGTCCACGGAGGAAATCTAAAG AAATGGCTGAATCCTTCTGAGTCGTTCTTCGTGGCCCAGCCATGCGACCGCATCTCCCCGGTTGAGTTGTGCGAAAGCTGGGATGTGGTCCCCTccacctctccctcctccagCTCCACCAGCGCCCTGCTTCACTTCAGGAGCTACCCCTCGGCTAGCTCAGCCACCAGCGGGGTTCTTGaccattcctcctcctcctcttcatcatcctgCTTTTCTAACATGGGCTACTTCATGTCCGCCTCCTCCGGCACCTCAGCTCGAACTGACCCCAATCCTGCCTACTTCACCTATCATGAAGTTTTCTGCAATCTGCCCAAAAGCCACAACCTTCACGTCTCCCACTGCCCTTCGTTCGACACCTCTCCGACCTATGAGAGCTTGAAGAGGGAGCTGCAGAGCCCAGACTCTGGCTTTGGCATCGGAAAGGAAGATGAAGAAGCCAAGGAAGATAAAATGGTTGTGGAAGGGGAAGAGGTTTCAAATGATCACCATAGCCCTCCTCTGATCAttctccctctccatcttccTTCCCGgatgtgcccccccccctctgctccACCCCCTCCTAACACTCCCAGTTTAACTCTGATACCTTCTGATAGCCAACAGGAAGATGTACCTGTGGTGGCTAGTAGTGGAAGCTATGCGGCCTGGCCTATGGCTGATGCCATGTGCAGGTCTTCCTCCATGCCTGTGGAGCCCTGTAAAACAGGGTATCTGACCCTCAAAGAGCTCCAGACAACATTCAGCAATAAATCCATCTGA
- the LOC144530170 gene encoding carbohydrate sulfotransferase 12-like, with the protein MGTSRMFRIFVVLGSAFMILLIIIYWDDVGASHLYLHTPVSPGPKIPHPPPPHQQPQTSRTPSFLSDIDAFVNQFLEPGTGEPTDPVPADTSNQSEKAEERYIPRREWKIHLTPVAAELRERQEQRRRLLQEMCANDSVVFPGKNRSFDDIPNKELDHLIVDDRHGIIYCYVPKVACSNWKRIMIVLSESLLRDGVPQRDPLAIPRDLVHNNSMHFTFNKFWKRYGKFAKHLMKVKLKKYTKFIFVRDPFVRLISAYRNKFELRNEDFYRRFAQVMLRRYANQPTPPASVDEAFGVGIHPSFSNFIQYLLDPQTEKEMPFNEHWRQVYRLCHPCQIQYDFVGHLETAEDDAEQLLRQLRVDNVVEFPTSHRNLTASSWEADWFSTVPVEARRELYKLYEPDFRLFGYDRPDSILNE; encoded by the exons ATGGGAACGTCCAGGATGTTCCGCATTTTTGTCGTCCTGGGCTCGGCCTTTATGATCCTTCTGATCATCATCTACTGGGACGACGTCGGAGCCTCTCATCTGTATTTGCACACTCCTGTGTCACCGGGCCCCAAAATCCcacacccccctcctcctcatcagcAGCCTCAAACCTCCCGGACCCCGTCCTTCCTGTCCGACATCGATGCCTTTGTTAACCAGTTCTTAGAGCCGGGAACTGGTGAGCCCACGGACCCCGTCCCCGCTGACACAAGTAACCAATCGGAGAAAGCAGAGGAACGGTATATTCCACGGCGGGAGTGGAAGATTCACCTGACTCCTGTGGCAGCCGAGCTCCGTGAGAGACAG GAGCAGAGGCGGAGGTTACTTCAGGAGATGTGCGCTAATGACAGCGTGGTGTTTCCTGGCAAAAACCGTTCGTTTGACGACATTCCCAACAAGGAGCTGGATCACCTTATAGTGGACGACAGGCATGGCATCATCTACTGCTATGTTCCCAAG GTAGCGTGTAGTAACTGGAAGCGCATCATGATAGTTCTGAGTGAAAGCCTGCTGCGGGACGGTGTTCCCCAGAGAGACCCGCTGGCCATCCCCAGGGACCTGGTCCACAACAACAGCATGCACTTTACCTTCAACAAGTTCTGGAAACGTTACGGAAAGtttgcaaagcacctcatgaag GTGAAGCTGAAGAAGTACACCAAGTTTATTTTTGTGCGGGACCCATTTGTGCGCCTCATCTCGGCCTACCGGAATAAATTTGAGCTGCGCAATGAGGACTTCTATCGCCGCTTTGCCCAGGTCATGCTACGCCGCTATGCCAATCAGCCGACGCCTCCCGCCTCTGTGGACGAGGCGTTTGGTGTGGGCATCCATCCCTCCTTCTCCAACTTCATCCAGTACCTCCTGGACCCTcagacagagaaggagatgCCCTTTAATGAGCACTGGCGGCAGGTGTATCGGCTTTGCCACCCATGTCAGATTCAGTATGACTTCGTGGGCCACCTGGAGACGGCGGAGGATGATGCCGAGCAACTACTACGCCAGCTGCGGGTGGACAATGTGGTGGAGTTCCCCACCTCCCACAGGAACCTCACAGCCAGCAGCTGGGAGGCCGATTGGTTCAGCACAGTGCCCGTCGAGGCGCGGAGAGAACTCTACAAGCTGTATGAACCTGACTTCAGGCTCTTCGGCTATGACAGACCAGACTCAATCCTCAATGAGTGA
- the c1qtnf6a gene encoding complement C1q tumor necrosis factor-related protein 6, with protein sequence MLGVLILVSLPSLVALVPPPVPCRHCCDHLEPEEGSGAQPPAGGFSHVPEVRTYINMTILKGDKGERGDRGTPGKAGQEGPPGSRGPVGSKGTKGQAGLPGDPCKVHYSAFSVGRRKSLHSLESYQALVFDTVFVNLDDHFNMFHGKFLCQVPGIYFFNVNIHTWNFKETYLHIMHNDTEQAIVYAQPSDRSIMQSQSVMLQLELKDEVWVRLYKRERENAVYSDDVDVYITFNGYLIKGSVEGN encoded by the exons ATGTTGGGCGTCCTCATCCTTGTGTCCCTGCCCTCGCTGGTGGCCCTGGTGCCTCCTCCAGTCCCCTGCAGGCACTGCTGTGATCACCTGGAGCCAGAAGAGGGCAGCGGAGCCCAGCCTCCCGCAGGAGGGTTCAGCCATGTGCCAGAGGTCCGCACCTACATCAACATGACCATCCTCAAAG GTGACAAAGGAGAACGTGGCGACAGAGGAACACCGGGTAAAGCCGGACAAGAAGGCCCTCCAGGCTCCAGAGGTCCCGTGGGCTCAAAAGGCACTAAGGGCCAGGCAGGTCTCCCAGGAGACCCCTGCAAAGTCCACTACTCCGCCTTCTCTGTCGGCCGCCGCAAATCCCTCCACAGCCTGGAGTCCTACCAGGCGCTTGTGTTTGACACAGTCTTCGTCAACCTTGACGACCACTTTAACATGTTCCATGGGAAGTTCCTCTGCCAAGTCCCAGGGATCTACTTCTTCAACGTCAACATCCACACGTGGAACTTCAAAGAGACTTATCTACACATCATGCACAACGACACCGAGCAGGCCATCGTGTACGCCCAGCCCAGCGACCGCTCCATCATGCAGAGTCAGAGCGTGATGCTGCAGCTGGAGCTGAAAGACGAGGTGTGGGTCCGCCTGTacaagagggagagggagaacgCAGTTTACAGTGATGATGTAGACGTCTATATCACTTTCAATGGATACCTCATCAAAGGCAGCGTAGAGGGAAACTGA